The Pseudodesulfovibrio sp. zrk46 genome contains a region encoding:
- a CDS encoding tRNA(5-methylaminomethyl-2-thiouridylate) methyltransferase: MTNVKAICAGIRYYLPFTPNSNKGRLMTNTANNQYDALALLSGGLDSILAMRTIMDQGLKVLGLHFVTPFFGNPEKIPFWKKHYGIDVIEVDIRQKYIDMMLDGPSQGYGKWLNPCIDCKITMLSHAVDMLPEYGAKFLISGEVVGQRPMSQREDALNLITKRADVRKVLLRPLCAKKQPITPMEESGLVDREQLHDWYGRGRKEQMKKAKEYGFTEIPTPAGGCCLTEANGAARFVKMLNHIERPSVSDFTLARFGRQYWAGTHWLTFGRKADDNERIAACIEPTDYVLKTQGFPGPLGVCRPVDGDWDSEAVADAAALVASYSTKARKHSEETGEPVKIRVQRGKTTEEIEVIPTRDNKLPWAEPKPDIVKAWKKDRLDNQ, from the coding sequence TTGACGAATGTCAAAGCCATTTGTGCTGGAATCCGGTATTACTTGCCCTTCACGCCAAACTCCAATAAGGGACGCCTCATGACCAACACGGCTAATAATCAATACGACGCACTCGCGCTTTTGTCCGGCGGCCTGGATTCCATCCTCGCCATGCGGACCATAATGGATCAGGGGCTGAAGGTTCTCGGCCTGCACTTTGTCACACCTTTTTTCGGCAACCCGGAAAAGATTCCTTTCTGGAAAAAGCACTACGGCATCGATGTGATCGAGGTGGATATTCGCCAGAAGTACATCGACATGATGCTCGACGGCCCTTCTCAGGGTTACGGCAAGTGGCTTAACCCTTGTATCGACTGTAAAATCACCATGCTTAGCCACGCTGTGGATATGCTGCCCGAATACGGCGCCAAGTTCCTCATCTCTGGTGAAGTGGTGGGCCAGCGCCCCATGAGCCAGCGTGAAGACGCACTGAATCTCATCACCAAGCGGGCTGATGTTCGCAAGGTGTTGCTGCGCCCCCTGTGTGCCAAGAAGCAGCCCATCACCCCTATGGAAGAGTCCGGACTGGTGGACCGCGAACAGCTTCATGATTGGTACGGTCGAGGCCGCAAAGAGCAGATGAAGAAGGCCAAGGAGTATGGCTTCACCGAGATTCCCACCCCGGCAGGCGGTTGCTGTCTGACCGAGGCCAACGGTGCTGCCCGTTTCGTCAAGATGCTCAATCATATCGAGCGTCCGTCCGTCAGCGATTTCACCCTTGCCCGTTTCGGTCGCCAGTACTGGGCCGGAACCCACTGGCTGACTTTTGGTCGCAAGGCAGACGACAACGAACGCATCGCAGCCTGCATAGAGCCGACCGATTACGTGCTCAAGACGCAGGGCTTTCCCGGACCGCTCGGCGTTTGCCGCCCGGTGGACGGAGATTGGGATTCCGAAGCCGTTGCCGATGCCGCTGCGCTGGTGGCTTCCTATTCCACCAAGGCTCGCAAGCATTCCGAGGAGACCGGCGAACCGGTCAAGATTCGCGTGCAGCGCGGCAAAACCACCGAGGAGATCGAGGTGATCCCCACCCGTGACAACAAACTGCCTTGGGCCGAGCCCAAGCCGGACATTGTCAAGGCGTGGAAAAAAGACCGTCTCGACAACCAGTAA
- a CDS encoding calcium/sodium antiporter yields MTVDIITFLAAALLLWFGANWIVASAALIARKFNVSELVIGLTIVALGTSAPEFLVTINAAMRGHNDISLSNVVGSNIFNLGFILGLMAMIKPLVSNKTIVYRDGLLLFLTTAGILLVSMTGELGHVFGGVLMLMLISYLVYLGMKRENVGDEELEELEGQEANWKHGFVLVAGFAAISAGGHLMVSAATSIATALGVSSWVIGVTIVAAGTSLPELVTCLAASIKGKNEMLLGNLIGSDFFNFAGVLGLTCLLKPLPVSDEASSGLYVLVGMVGLVLILLRTGWRVSRWEGALLVGINLIRWVRDFSA; encoded by the coding sequence ATGACCGTTGATATCATCACTTTTCTCGCTGCTGCGCTGCTCCTTTGGTTCGGCGCCAATTGGATTGTCGCCTCTGCTGCGCTCATCGCCCGCAAGTTCAATGTTTCCGAACTTGTCATCGGCTTGACTATCGTGGCTTTGGGGACATCTGCACCTGAATTCCTCGTCACCATCAATGCAGCCATGCGCGGCCACAACGACATCTCTTTGTCCAATGTGGTCGGTTCCAATATCTTCAATCTTGGCTTTATCCTTGGGCTCATGGCCATGATCAAGCCGCTGGTTTCCAATAAGACCATCGTGTACCGCGACGGTCTGCTGCTGTTCCTGACCACCGCAGGTATCCTGCTGGTGTCCATGACCGGCGAGTTGGGTCACGTCTTCGGTGGCGTGCTCATGCTGATGCTCATTTCCTATCTCGTCTATCTCGGCATGAAGCGCGAGAACGTGGGCGATGAAGAGCTGGAAGAGTTGGAAGGTCAGGAGGCCAACTGGAAGCATGGATTTGTTTTGGTGGCGGGCTTTGCCGCCATCTCCGCTGGTGGGCATCTGATGGTTTCCGCTGCGACGTCTATCGCAACCGCTCTCGGCGTGTCTTCGTGGGTCATCGGTGTGACCATTGTTGCCGCGGGTACCAGCCTGCCCGAGCTCGTCACTTGTCTGGCCGCGTCAATCAAAGGCAAAAACGAGATGCTGCTTGGTAACCTGATCGGGTCCGACTTCTTCAACTTTGCCGGGGTGCTGGGGCTGACTTGTTTGCTCAAGCCGTTGCCGGTTTCCGACGAGGCCTCCTCTGGTCTCTACGTGCTTGTCGGCATGGTCGGGTTGGTGTTGATTTTGTTGCGTACGGGCTGGCGTGTTTCCCGTTGGGAAGGCGCGTTGCTCGTTGGCATCAACCTTATTCGATGGGTTCGAGATTTCTCCGCCTAG
- the rnr gene encoding ribonuclease R, with product MVKKTRKQPRPSTPPLSTSGLLKLFKQVKRPLSRAEVIRQLKLKKKDKRMVKDLLADLVEQGKLIRIRRGYGLADAMHCVTGRLEIQRGGFGFVIPEDSRRKDIFINQRDIGEAWHGDKVIAAVISENKGQRNNEGRIVRILERGRKTLPVKVYKQMRGGDWLCRPTDPRLAFGIICELKDESIELKRGDIALCVPGDKIDPTMWEGEITAYLGPEADISVQEALVKSNHNIRLRFPSGSMNQAEALPTEPAAKDLKNRKDLTKMPFVTIDGATAKDFDDAILVERMPKGYRLWVAIADVSHYVPEGSPLDREALERGNSYYFPQSVEPMFPERLSNGLCSLNPHVKRLVMVARMDMDNQGITRAAKMFPAVIESHARLTYGQVKKAVLDKDEEARAKISHVLPMLELSEELARKINKLRKERGSLDFDLPEPEILFDVQGETTDIRPKERHFGHQLIEEFMIAANEAVAHFLIEKDLPCMFRIHPPADEEKLKSLFRLLAQTDKDILMPKEMTPLAIQRLIASQKGTDKEYIVNRMLLRSMKQAKYSPENEGHFGLASIEYCHFTSPIRRYADLVVHRLVKTALAMEDKDGPVPHIPGMKKLNNIAGQLCSRERAAMDAEREIFKRVMAMFMKDKVGGTFGGVISHITDYGFYVELRELMAEGMVRLSTLDDDYYTYWKHREMLVGERTGKSFMLGQAVEVVLDEVNLDRLELNFSLKSVTTAAMDYKDLI from the coding sequence ATGGTAAAGAAGACACGTAAACAACCGCGTCCGTCCACTCCCCCCCTGTCCACATCAGGCCTGCTCAAACTCTTCAAGCAGGTCAAGCGCCCACTCTCCCGGGCCGAAGTCATCCGACAGCTCAAGCTCAAGAAGAAGGACAAGCGTATGGTCAAGGACCTGCTCGCCGACTTGGTTGAGCAGGGTAAGCTTATTCGCATTCGCCGCGGCTACGGGCTAGCCGACGCCATGCACTGCGTCACCGGCCGTCTGGAAATCCAGCGCGGCGGCTTTGGCTTCGTGATCCCCGAGGACAGCCGACGCAAAGACATTTTCATCAACCAGCGAGATATCGGTGAAGCGTGGCATGGCGACAAGGTCATAGCCGCGGTCATCAGCGAGAACAAAGGCCAGCGCAACAACGAAGGCCGAATCGTCCGCATCCTTGAACGAGGCCGCAAGACGCTGCCCGTCAAGGTCTACAAGCAGATGCGCGGCGGCGACTGGCTCTGCCGTCCCACTGACCCGCGCCTCGCCTTTGGCATCATCTGCGAACTGAAAGATGAGTCAATTGAGCTCAAGCGTGGTGACATTGCCCTGTGCGTCCCCGGCGACAAGATCGATCCCACCATGTGGGAAGGCGAGATCACGGCCTACCTCGGGCCCGAAGCCGATATTTCCGTGCAGGAAGCACTGGTCAAATCCAACCACAACATCCGCCTCCGCTTCCCGTCCGGCTCCATGAATCAGGCAGAAGCCCTGCCCACCGAGCCTGCGGCCAAGGATCTCAAGAACCGCAAGGACCTGACCAAGATGCCCTTCGTCACCATCGACGGGGCTACGGCCAAGGACTTTGATGACGCCATCCTCGTGGAGCGCATGCCCAAGGGGTACCGCCTCTGGGTGGCCATTGCCGACGTTTCCCACTACGTACCTGAGGGGTCCCCCCTCGATCGCGAAGCCTTGGAGCGCGGCAACTCCTACTACTTCCCACAGTCTGTCGAGCCCATGTTCCCGGAGCGGTTGTCCAACGGCCTTTGCTCCCTGAACCCGCATGTAAAGCGCCTCGTCATGGTGGCCCGCATGGACATGGACAACCAGGGCATCACCCGAGCTGCCAAGATGTTCCCAGCCGTCATCGAGAGCCACGCCCGTCTGACATACGGACAGGTAAAGAAGGCGGTCCTCGACAAGGACGAGGAGGCTCGCGCCAAGATTTCCCACGTTCTGCCCATGCTGGAACTCTCTGAAGAACTGGCCCGCAAGATCAACAAGCTGCGTAAGGAACGCGGCTCGCTCGACTTTGATCTGCCGGAACCCGAAATCCTCTTCGATGTTCAGGGTGAGACCACGGACATCCGGCCCAAGGAGCGCCATTTCGGGCATCAGCTCATCGAGGAATTCATGATCGCGGCCAACGAGGCCGTGGCGCACTTCCTCATCGAGAAGGACCTGCCCTGCATGTTCCGCATCCACCCCCCGGCAGACGAGGAAAAACTCAAGAGTCTGTTCCGGCTCCTTGCCCAGACCGACAAGGACATCCTCATGCCCAAGGAGATGACGCCCCTCGCAATCCAGCGGCTCATCGCCTCGCAAAAGGGTACGGACAAGGAATACATCGTCAACCGGATGCTGCTCCGCTCCATGAAGCAGGCCAAATACTCACCGGAAAACGAGGGCCACTTCGGCCTCGCATCCATTGAGTATTGTCACTTCACCTCGCCCATCCGTCGCTACGCCGACCTCGTGGTGCACCGCCTCGTCAAGACGGCCCTCGCCATGGAGGACAAGGACGGCCCGGTCCCGCACATTCCCGGCATGAAGAAGCTGAACAACATCGCAGGTCAGCTTTGCAGCCGCGAACGCGCAGCCATGGATGCCGAGCGCGAGATATTCAAGCGCGTCATGGCCATGTTCATGAAGGATAAGGTGGGCGGCACCTTCGGCGGTGTCATTTCGCACATCACGGACTACGGTTTCTACGTGGAACTTCGCGAGCTCATGGCCGAAGGCATGGTGCGGCTCTCCACCCTCGACGACGATTACTACACCTACTGGAAGCACCGAGAGATGCTCGTGGGCGAGCGCACCGGCAAGTCCTTCATGCTCGGTCAGGCCGTGGAAGTCGTTCTGGACGAGGTGAATCTGGACCGACTGGAGCTGAACTTCTCGCTCAAGTCCGTCACCACCGCAGCAATGGATTACAAAGACTTGATTTAA
- the lpxK gene encoding tetraacyldisaccharide 4'-kinase: MADVTALQKVLAPILKPASWVYAGAMRVREQFYKRGFLPSWEPEAVTVSVGNIGWGGSGKTPIAGWLLDWAANRNMEAMLLTRGYKAKPVSYPYYVQPGALAEEAGDEPLMLATQHPKAHVIVDPVRTRGGRMGMKQFNPELVVLDDGFQHMAVKRHLNLVLLRPEDLSSQWKNVIPAGSWREPVSALKRADAFMMKVGPKNFQRVLPFYRELLGHLHKPLFSFQVLPTGVRNVLSGEPAVDFDQERYLLVTGVGDPKLVERTATHFIGYKPQHHMIFRDHHAYSKNDVMDMHATAAKLGCKAILCTPKDAVKLGPMCTDQFWEFDLRVEFGPSSIGRNSRFNTWWTRQFDIIDKHVPGYDPHYALAEDTDGKEDT, encoded by the coding sequence ATGGCAGACGTTACCGCCCTACAAAAAGTTCTCGCCCCCATTCTCAAACCCGCTTCATGGGTCTATGCCGGCGCCATGCGCGTTCGCGAACAATTCTACAAGCGCGGCTTCCTTCCCTCCTGGGAACCGGAAGCGGTGACTGTTTCCGTGGGCAATATAGGCTGGGGCGGTTCCGGCAAAACCCCTATAGCAGGCTGGCTGCTGGACTGGGCCGCCAACCGCAACATGGAAGCCATGCTTCTGACACGCGGCTACAAGGCCAAGCCCGTCTCCTACCCCTACTATGTGCAGCCCGGGGCGCTTGCTGAAGAAGCGGGCGACGAGCCCCTGATGCTGGCCACCCAGCACCCCAAGGCGCATGTCATCGTAGACCCGGTCCGCACACGCGGCGGTCGCATGGGCATGAAGCAGTTCAACCCCGAGCTGGTGGTGCTGGACGACGGCTTCCAACACATGGCCGTGAAGCGGCACCTCAACCTGGTACTGCTCAGGCCCGAAGATCTTTCCTCTCAGTGGAAGAACGTGATTCCCGCCGGCTCATGGCGCGAACCCGTTTCCGCCTTGAAACGAGCCGATGCCTTCATGATGAAGGTCGGCCCCAAAAATTTCCAACGCGTACTGCCGTTCTATCGTGAACTGCTCGGCCACCTGCACAAGCCGCTATTCAGCTTCCAGGTGCTGCCCACAGGCGTACGCAATGTCCTCTCCGGCGAACCGGCAGTGGACTTTGATCAGGAGCGATACCTTCTGGTCACCGGCGTTGGCGACCCCAAACTCGTGGAGCGCACCGCCACCCATTTTATCGGCTACAAGCCGCAACACCACATGATTTTCCGCGACCACCACGCCTATTCCAAGAACGACGTCATGGATATGCACGCCACGGCTGCAAAGCTCGGCTGCAAAGCGATCCTGTGCACACCCAAGGATGCCGTTAAGCTCGGCCCCATGTGCACCGACCAGTTCTGGGAATTCGACCTGCGCGTGGAATTCGGGCCGTCATCAATCGGCCGGAATTCCCGATTCAATACGTGGTGGACCAGACAATTCGACATTATAGACAAACATGTGCCGGGCTATGATCCACATTACGCCCTGGCCGAGGATACCGATGGTAAAGAAGACACGTAA
- a CDS encoding Bax inhibitor-1/YccA family protein produces the protein MNQYPTMQRTAKAELVNAFMRGVYGWMSAGLALTAVLAYLTLTTPALQQLVFAIDPATNMIAGISSVVWILMFAEIGIVFYLGARISTMNASTATGLFMLYSAMNGLTLAPILAFYTAESIASTFVITAGMFGAMSIYGMVTKKDLTSWGSLLFMGLIGLVLASVVNIFMASSAMSFAISVIGVIIFLGLTAYDTQKLKTMGEMVPEGDAAAIRRGTIMGALTLYLDFINLFIMLLRLMGSRD, from the coding sequence ATGAATCAATACCCCACCATGCAGCGTACGGCCAAAGCGGAACTGGTCAACGCGTTCATGCGCGGCGTGTACGGCTGGATGAGCGCAGGCCTTGCCCTGACCGCTGTTCTGGCCTACCTGACCCTCACCACGCCTGCTCTTCAGCAGCTGGTGTTTGCCATTGATCCGGCTACTAACATGATTGCTGGTATTTCCAGTGTCGTCTGGATTCTGATGTTCGCTGAAATCGGCATCGTATTCTACCTCGGCGCACGCATCAGCACCATGAACGCCAGCACGGCAACCGGACTGTTCATGCTCTACAGCGCCATGAACGGCCTGACACTGGCCCCGATCCTTGCCTTCTACACCGCGGAATCCATCGCTTCCACGTTTGTGATCACCGCAGGCATGTTCGGCGCCATGTCCATCTACGGCATGGTGACCAAAAAGGATCTCACCAGCTGGGGCAGCCTGCTCTTCATGGGCCTCATCGGGCTGGTCCTCGCTTCCGTGGTGAACATCTTCATGGCCAGCTCTGCCATGTCCTTCGCCATCTCCGTCATCGGCGTCATCATCTTCCTGGGCCTGACTGCTTACGACACCCAGAAGCTGAAGACCATGGGCGAGATGGTTCCCGAAGGCGACGCAGCAGCGATTCGACGCGGCACCATCATGGGCGCGCTGACGCTGTACCTCGACTTCATCAACCTGTTCATCATGCTGCTCAGGCTTATGGGCAGCCGCGACTAA
- a CDS encoding YccF domain-containing protein, which produces MLSVLGNIIWFLFGGVFMALGWFLAGCLMAISIIGLPWARSAFVIAKFTFLPFGNTLIRRDVLTGQKDIGTSGFGFLGNVIWFVFAGFWLAIGHIVSAFACMVTIIGIPWGWQHLKIAAITLAPIGMAVVPIEQAEKLTNRG; this is translated from the coding sequence ATGCTGTCTGTACTCGGCAATATAATCTGGTTCCTCTTCGGAGGCGTATTCATGGCCCTCGGCTGGTTCCTGGCTGGCTGCCTCATGGCAATCTCCATCATCGGCCTGCCGTGGGCGCGATCTGCCTTTGTCATTGCCAAATTCACCTTCCTGCCCTTCGGCAACACGCTGATCAGGCGCGACGTGCTCACGGGCCAAAAGGACATTGGCACCTCGGGCTTTGGATTCTTAGGTAATGTAATATGGTTCGTATTCGCCGGATTCTGGCTGGCCATCGGTCATATCGTTTCGGCCTTTGCCTGCATGGTGACCATCATCGGTATTCCCTGGGGCTGGCAGCATCTGAAGATCGCAGCAATTACGCTTGCCCCCATCGGAATGGCAGTTGTGCCCATCGAACAGGCTGAAAAATTGACCAATCGCGGGTAG
- a CDS encoding helix-turn-helix transcriptional regulator, with product MSNGFEAFFKRLCSETEIKNQSQLARILDLGRAAVSLAKRKDSVPARWILDLSAQYGLNPLWLEKGKGLPRPEAVATAGDEDDYMEVPKVRARLCAGGGSFETEGQVEGYYSFRSDWLQMRGNPVNMVLMEVIGNSMEPEIKEGDMVLIDESRTDVLSGGIYAVGVEDTVMVKRVERLPGTLVLRSDNVDYSPIHLSGDELNNVRVIGKVLWASREYR from the coding sequence ATGAGCAACGGATTTGAAGCATTCTTCAAGAGGCTTTGTTCGGAAACGGAAATAAAGAACCAATCGCAACTCGCCCGCATTCTGGATTTGGGACGGGCTGCCGTGTCGCTGGCAAAACGCAAGGACTCGGTCCCGGCCCGGTGGATACTCGATCTGTCCGCACAATATGGGCTGAATCCGCTGTGGCTTGAAAAAGGCAAGGGGCTCCCGCGCCCCGAGGCTGTGGCCACTGCCGGTGATGAAGATGATTATATGGAAGTGCCCAAGGTGCGCGCCCGACTCTGTGCGGGTGGTGGCTCCTTTGAGACAGAAGGGCAGGTGGAAGGCTACTATTCCTTCCGTTCCGACTGGCTGCAGATGCGTGGCAACCCGGTGAACATGGTGCTGATGGAAGTTATCGGTAACTCCATGGAGCCGGAGATCAAGGAAGGGGACATGGTCCTCATTGACGAGTCCCGTACCGATGTCCTGTCCGGCGGTATCTATGCCGTGGGTGTTGAAGACACGGTCATGGTCAAGCGGGTGGAACGGCTGCCAGGTACATTGGTGCTGCGCAGTGATAACGTGGACTATTCGCCCATCCATCTTTCTGGCGACGAACTCAACAATGTTCGTGTCATCGGCAAGGTGCTCTGGGCTTCCCGAGAATATCGTTAA
- a CDS encoding diguanylate cyclase, producing the protein MKILIVDDCLTTSKHIAGLLAQIGYTALVIAHSFEEAVVELESSAASGFPIDLILMDVGMPGTDGIAATLTIKSRYEFEDIPVIMITAHNEEATLDRSFAAGASDFIVKPVGKIELRARIRSALQLRKEMVKRQKRERQLEKLARKLERMSNMDGLTGLANRRCFDDTLVKEWVRNGRNDHPLGLIMIDIDHFKSYNDSLGHVDGDVCLCSVADAISASVHRPGDMVARYGGEEFAVILPNTDYEGAQSVAATIHDNLAKICISHPNSSVHCHVTVSIGVASGIPTCGTTPEHLLHAADRALYSAKQAGRNRTESVNLPGPDEIRH; encoded by the coding sequence ATGAAGATTCTCATAGTGGACGATTGTCTGACGACATCGAAGCATATTGCCGGATTGCTTGCGCAAATTGGCTATACGGCACTAGTGATCGCGCACAGTTTTGAAGAAGCTGTGGTGGAACTGGAGTCATCTGCTGCGTCCGGCTTTCCCATTGATCTGATCCTCATGGATGTGGGTATGCCCGGTACGGACGGCATCGCAGCCACCCTGACCATCAAGTCCCGCTATGAATTTGAAGACATCCCCGTCATCATGATCACCGCGCACAACGAGGAAGCCACATTGGATCGTTCCTTTGCTGCCGGGGCCTCGGACTTCATCGTCAAACCCGTGGGCAAAATCGAACTGCGCGCCCGAATCCGCTCGGCACTGCAACTGCGCAAAGAAATGGTCAAACGCCAGAAGCGTGAACGGCAGTTGGAAAAGCTGGCCCGCAAACTGGAGCGCATGTCGAACATGGACGGTCTCACCGGCCTCGCCAACCGACGCTGTTTTGACGACACGCTGGTCAAGGAATGGGTCCGCAACGGCCGAAACGACCACCCCCTCGGCCTGATCATGATCGATATCGACCACTTCAAATCGTACAACGATTCCCTCGGTCACGTTGACGGCGACGTCTGCCTCTGCTCAGTCGCCGACGCCATCAGCGCCTCGGTCCACCGCCCCGGTGATATGGTGGCCCGATACGGCGGCGAGGAATTTGCGGTAATACTCCCCAACACTGACTACGAGGGTGCCCAGTCCGTGGCCGCCACCATTCACGATAACCTAGCTAAAATCTGCATCTCCCACCCCAACTCTTCGGTCCACTGCCATGTCACTGTCTCCATCGGCGTCGCCTCCGGAATCCCCACATGCGGCACCACCCCGGAACACCTGCTCCACGCCGCCGACAGAGCCCTCTACAGCGCCAAACAAGCCGGACGAAACCGCACCGAATCCGTCAACCTCCCCGGCCCCGACGAGATCAGACACTAA
- a CDS encoding DUF4139 domain-containing protein translates to MNRLQSHIVISLLALTLLLCVPYSHAATVKGASVTVYNSGRALVKESRSVTLPQGMASVIFKDVPQSMDPTSVHASAKDMKVLGLQYSYSPITIKNLLDRYIGKELTVILPDPSNTEGRILKKAILVSNEGRPIFTVGNEVYVGNYDALLLPEMPGDLQTEPTLTLTTDNAHAGKRNVELRYLMSGLQWRADYTLSLDKTGETGAMDVWATINNSSGRAFSGSSVKLVAGDVKQEMGGRRMYKANAMVMEAAAAPMMDAAPPQEEEFAQFHVYSVPRSVSLPASGTRQVSLFSSSKVMLEQELVSTFQGYGGQHSGKMAQDVALSLKLNNTKKNGLGRPLPGGLVRVFMPTSDNSLLLAGESRIGHVGEGGEARLPLGNSFDVTVERTQTAYAKLGKTSYEASWRIEVKNGKDKPQILKLKERYSGQWKVVKADAKYVRTDAGGLEFTLTVPPSKDGSPTVVNYTIQVTR, encoded by the coding sequence ATGAATCGCCTGCAATCTCATATTGTTATCTCTCTGCTCGCCCTCACTCTGCTGCTGTGCGTCCCATACTCCCACGCCGCTACGGTTAAAGGAGCTTCGGTAACTGTCTATAATTCCGGCCGTGCTCTCGTAAAAGAATCGCGGTCCGTGACGCTGCCGCAAGGTATGGCCAGCGTGATATTCAAAGACGTTCCACAGAGTATGGACCCAACCTCTGTCCATGCCTCTGCCAAGGATATGAAGGTGCTGGGCTTGCAATACAGTTACAGCCCCATCACCATCAAAAATCTTCTCGATCGATATATCGGCAAGGAGCTGACCGTTATCCTGCCTGATCCTTCCAATACCGAGGGCCGCATTCTCAAAAAGGCGATCCTTGTCTCCAACGAAGGAAGGCCGATCTTCACTGTGGGTAACGAGGTCTATGTCGGTAACTACGACGCTTTACTCCTGCCCGAAATGCCGGGAGATCTTCAGACTGAACCAACGCTGACCCTGACCACCGACAACGCTCATGCCGGAAAACGCAATGTTGAATTGCGATACCTCATGAGCGGATTGCAGTGGCGCGCTGATTACACCCTCTCTCTCGATAAAACAGGTGAGACGGGCGCCATGGATGTGTGGGCAACTATCAACAACTCCTCAGGTCGTGCTTTCTCCGGCAGCAGTGTGAAGCTGGTGGCGGGCGATGTGAAACAGGAGATGGGCGGGCGCCGGATGTACAAGGCCAACGCCATGGTCATGGAAGCGGCAGCTGCCCCCATGATGGACGCCGCTCCTCCGCAGGAAGAGGAGTTTGCTCAGTTCCATGTCTACTCTGTTCCGCGAAGCGTGAGCCTGCCAGCTTCTGGCACCAGGCAGGTCAGCCTGTTCTCCTCATCCAAAGTGATGCTGGAGCAGGAACTCGTCAGCACATTTCAGGGATACGGCGGTCAGCACAGCGGAAAGATGGCTCAGGATGTGGCCCTGTCCCTCAAGCTGAACAACACCAAGAAGAACGGTCTTGGCCGTCCGCTTCCCGGCGGGCTGGTTCGCGTCTTCATGCCTACTTCGGATAACAGCCTCCTTCTGGCAGGCGAGTCCCGTATCGGTCACGTGGGTGAGGGCGGTGAAGCCCGACTGCCGCTGGGTAATTCTTTTGACGTGACCGTGGAGCGCACCCAGACCGCGTATGCCAAGCTGGGCAAGACCTCCTATGAAGCCTCGTGGCGTATTGAAGTGAAAAACGGCAAGGATAAGCCGCAAATTCTCAAGCTCAAAGAAAGATACTCCGGCCAGTGGAAAGTGGTGAAGGCCGACGCAAAGTACGTTCGCACCGATGCGGGCGGGCTGGAATTCACCCTGACCGTACCGCCGTCCAAGGATGGCAGCCCCACGGTAGTGAACTACACCATTCAAGTTACCCGTTAG